The following coding sequences lie in one Moritella viscosa genomic window:
- a CDS encoding methyl-accepting chemotaxis protein, with product MMTLRITTLSRISSLTLICLSLLMTYNLYGSHQQLNRLDHQNSMFARMKEQVTIKLNHSISDYLQQGNTADLQQSEQIISQLINSLQQLASAIDTTTLSKELNQFASLVEGPLRSSGKFASDNFQLLNFNEKELADNLSLLKRRLLESEIPLRQQDLVLISDIQATLAHLVNQRQRYFNQLQASQWKELLLVVKETGLLINELSQLSRYDTSTKLTIEDDNFLNDEEDEETILIVDITNELNSLISRYPKELLNTKIVISEQTHNQQLVLTAISNIQAAILALEKPVNDYANAQRQNTYLYLAVIALSLILLGISLFYAQKYWVVKPLIKLDRALASLVESNTRERLTFADHKSEIGLIALHFNQLLDNVKQEQVAKLNQVEQVTHALNSLQDDFQSISQYSQASSGTIGDISSGVSAINALAQKIDTETQSVHDLTQQTNQKMHNAASQIIDFSSATQQTKQAGTDSLKAIKTLNTNMENVETIVASIHHIADQTNLLALNAAIEAARAGEKGRGFAVVADEVRNLSKKTQQALEQISIFLTQLNSSSTSLEHEVVHIAERCQQQLDNAQDMHKQINSVIQQSEQSQQNAANSRHNTHQQVSKSAILVS from the coding sequence ATGATGACCTTGCGTATTACAACTCTTTCTCGGATCAGTTCCCTTACTTTAATCTGCCTTTCACTCTTAATGACCTATAACCTTTACGGTAGCCACCAACAGCTTAATCGTCTTGATCACCAAAACTCGATGTTTGCGCGAATGAAAGAACAAGTCACGATTAAATTAAACCACTCGATCTCAGATTATTTACAACAAGGCAATACTGCAGATTTACAGCAGTCCGAACAAATTATCAGTCAGTTGATCAATTCACTTCAGCAACTGGCCAGTGCCATTGATACCACAACATTAAGCAAAGAACTCAATCAATTTGCAAGTCTCGTTGAAGGACCTTTACGGTCATCGGGTAAATTCGCCTCTGATAATTTTCAGTTATTGAATTTTAACGAAAAAGAACTGGCGGACAATTTATCGCTATTAAAGCGTCGGTTATTAGAAAGTGAGATACCGTTACGTCAACAAGATCTCGTTCTAATTAGTGATATACAAGCAACTCTCGCCCACTTGGTCAATCAGCGTCAACGCTATTTTAATCAGTTACAAGCATCGCAATGGAAAGAATTATTACTCGTAGTGAAAGAAACAGGTCTACTGATTAACGAATTGTCTCAATTGAGTCGTTATGACACCAGCACTAAACTTACGATTGAGGACGATAACTTCTTAAATGACGAAGAAGATGAAGAAACTATTTTAATAGTTGATATTACCAATGAACTAAACAGTCTTATTAGTCGTTATCCAAAAGAACTATTGAATACTAAAATCGTTATTTCTGAGCAAACACATAACCAACAACTCGTTTTAACGGCAATCAGTAATATTCAAGCCGCTATCTTAGCATTAGAGAAACCCGTTAATGACTATGCCAACGCACAAAGACAAAACACCTATTTATACCTTGCCGTGATCGCTCTCAGTTTGATCTTACTTGGTATTAGTTTGTTTTATGCTCAGAAATATTGGGTCGTAAAACCGTTAATTAAGCTAGATAGAGCCCTTGCCTCTTTAGTGGAAAGTAATACCCGTGAACGTCTGACCTTTGCCGATCATAAAAGTGAAATAGGTTTAATCGCCTTACATTTTAACCAGCTGCTTGATAACGTTAAACAAGAGCAAGTTGCTAAACTTAATCAAGTGGAGCAAGTAACACATGCATTAAATTCACTGCAAGATGACTTCCAATCTATTAGCCAATACTCACAAGCCAGCAGTGGTACCATTGGAGACATAAGTAGTGGCGTCTCAGCAATTAATGCATTAGCACAGAAAATTGATACCGAGACCCAGTCGGTGCACGACTTAACCCAGCAAACCAATCAAAAAATGCATAATGCAGCGAGTCAGATTATCGATTTCAGCTCAGCGACTCAGCAGACTAAGCAAGCGGGGACTGACAGTTTAAAAGCCATTAAAACCTTAAATACCAACATGGAAAATGTCGAAACCATAGTCGCCTCAATTCATCATATCGCTGATCAAACCAATTTATTGGCACTCAACGCGGCAATTGAAGCTGCACGGGCGGGTGAGAAAGGGCGTGGTTTTGCAGTCGTTGCCGACGAAGTGCGTAATTTATCGAAAAAAACCCAGCAAGCACTGGAACAAATCAGCATTTTTCTAACTCAATTAAATAGTTCGAGCACATCACTCGAACATGAAGTTGTGCATATCGCAGAACGCTGCCAACAACAGTTAGATAATGCTCAGGACATGCACAAACAAATTAATAGCGTCATTCAGCAATCTGAACAATCACAACAAAACGCAGCTAATAGTCGTCATAATACTCATCAGCAAGTCAGCAAGTCAGCCATATTAGTATCGTAA
- a CDS encoding protein SirB homolog: MYPLLLKAHLALLLISLLSFALRTFWAIKGSEYINNEAFFKIHKVLNLILILSGFALCVTINQYPFVDAWVTEKFVLLFAYVGFAMLAFKPKMNLKVRQFCIAVTMVFFVTIFYIAKTKVALFI; the protein is encoded by the coding sequence ATGTATCCATTGCTGTTGAAAGCTCATTTAGCTTTATTGTTGATCAGTTTGTTAAGTTTTGCATTACGTACATTTTGGGCGATCAAAGGTTCTGAATATATTAACAATGAGGCTTTCTTTAAAATCCATAAGGTACTTAATTTGATACTTATTTTATCTGGTTTCGCGTTATGCGTGACGATCAATCAATACCCATTCGTTGATGCATGGGTAACTGAAAAATTTGTGCTGTTATTTGCTTATGTTGGATTTGCGATGTTAGCGTTTAAGCCTAAGATGAACTTAAAAGTACGTCAATTCTGCATTGCGGTGACTATGGTGTTTTTTGTGACTATTTTTTATATTGCGAAAACTAAAGTGGCGTTGTTTATATAA
- a CDS encoding metallo-beta-lactamase, with the protein MQVKVIPVTPFEQNCSLLICPETNKAAIVDPGGDIEKIISQVKRHGVEVEKIFLTHAHIDHVGGTEALAAALNVSIEGPHIADKFWLDKLPMQGQMFGFPQVPPFEPQRWLEHGDIIAFGNQELTALHTPGHTPGHVVFNHVATKQVIVGDVLFNGSVGRTDFPQGCFNTLMTAIKGQLWTLPEETVFFPGHGPTSTIGHEKRTNPHVR; encoded by the coding sequence ATGCAAGTTAAAGTCATTCCAGTTACGCCTTTTGAACAAAATTGCAGTCTATTAATCTGCCCTGAAACCAATAAAGCCGCGATTGTTGATCCCGGAGGTGACATTGAAAAGATTATTAGCCAAGTGAAGCGACACGGCGTAGAAGTAGAGAAGATCTTTTTAACACATGCTCATATTGATCACGTTGGCGGCACTGAAGCACTTGCTGCAGCATTAAATGTATCTATTGAAGGTCCACATATTGCCGATAAGTTTTGGTTAGACAAACTACCAATGCAAGGTCAGATGTTCGGTTTTCCACAAGTCCCACCATTCGAACCTCAACGTTGGTTAGAGCACGGTGATATTATTGCATTTGGTAATCAAGAATTGACTGCTCTGCATACCCCAGGCCATACACCCGGGCATGTGGTATTTAATCACGTAGCAACAAAACAAGTAATTGTTGGTGATGTATTATTCAATGGCTCTGTCGGTCGTACTGATTTCCCACAAGGTTGCTTTAATACCTTGATGACCGCGATCAAAGGCCAGTTATGGACATTACCAGAAGAAACGGTATTCTTCCCAGGCCACGGACCGACATCGACAATCGGTCACGAAAAAAGAACTAATCCGCACGTAAGATAA
- a CDS encoding putative secretion protein, HlyD family, giving the protein MLEGLAVWAFLIYLLRLIGMPWNKYSKSFAYIGGSGWLLFVWVGLITYTPMDLSGGSLVQSPHIQLRPGSTQVTGNIKKIYVKPNQAVTKGQLIYELEDQVYQIALNKSAAQVKSAEVALTSSLDDVRINEYKYAISNKEIKINLDQQAEIDVDMNWKKTTLQRYIDQNKVAAFTITESKLDEQKTAVQVAEAKLTVLQSQAEKLLLSAQQAQLNTIKSKHAVNSRKADLANQTAVYAQALWNLENTRVYAPADGYLTNFIIREGQYIGAMPRIQMYTKEKYVLMRVNHQAIRNIKVGQGAEFASAVYPGHIFAAEVEGIIEATGEAQGSLLARETSVRVTTGLNVMNKHHFVRLKLIEIEDYDIPVGAVGLAWISGVKPIAFLGFLDVIRGIIIRMKSQIYYFYTM; this is encoded by the coding sequence ATGTTAGAAGGTTTAGCTGTCTGGGCATTTCTTATTTATCTATTACGTTTAATCGGGATGCCATGGAATAAATATTCTAAGAGCTTTGCCTATATAGGTGGCTCTGGGTGGTTGTTATTCGTCTGGGTTGGGTTAATTACTTATACACCGATGGATTTATCGGGTGGTTCATTAGTGCAATCGCCACATATTCAGTTACGTCCGGGTTCAACGCAGGTGACCGGCAATATTAAAAAGATCTATGTGAAGCCGAATCAGGCTGTCACTAAAGGTCAACTTATTTATGAACTTGAAGATCAGGTTTATCAGATCGCACTGAATAAGTCTGCTGCGCAAGTGAAGAGTGCTGAAGTTGCGTTAACATCGTCATTAGATGATGTGCGTATTAATGAATATAAATACGCGATCTCGAATAAAGAGATAAAGATCAACCTCGATCAACAAGCTGAAATAGACGTCGATATGAATTGGAAGAAGACGACATTGCAGCGCTATATTGATCAAAACAAAGTGGCTGCATTTACCATCACTGAAAGTAAGTTAGATGAGCAGAAAACTGCGGTACAAGTTGCGGAAGCTAAATTGACAGTGTTGCAATCTCAAGCTGAAAAATTACTACTAAGTGCACAACAAGCCCAGCTTAATACTATCAAATCCAAACATGCTGTGAATAGTCGTAAAGCTGATTTAGCCAATCAAACCGCAGTGTACGCACAAGCACTGTGGAATTTAGAAAATACCCGTGTGTATGCGCCAGCCGATGGTTATTTAACAAATTTTATTATTCGTGAAGGTCAATACATAGGTGCGATGCCGCGTATTCAAATGTATACCAAAGAAAAATATGTGCTAATGCGTGTTAACCACCAAGCCATTCGCAATATCAAAGTTGGCCAAGGTGCAGAGTTTGCGTCTGCGGTTTACCCTGGTCATATTTTTGCTGCGGAAGTAGAAGGGATTATAGAAGCGACAGGCGAAGCGCAAGGTTCATTGCTGGCAAGAGAAACCTCGGTTCGAGTTACCACGGGACTGAATGTAATGAATAAACATCATTTTGTACGTCTAAAACTGATTGAAATCGAGGATTATGACATTCCTGTTGGCGCTGTTGGTTTAGCCTGGATCAGTGGTGTGAAACCCATTGCGTTTCTTGGTTTCTTAGATGTTATTCGCGGTATTATTATTCGGATGAAATCGCAAATATACTATTTTTACACCATGTAA